DNA from Rhinatrema bivittatum chromosome 1, aRhiBiv1.1, whole genome shotgun sequence:
ataggagatgtattggtgtcttaaggcctggtgtaatattttcagagacttattgtactttaaaagtgtgatcttacataaaatgcacacatttacttgtatttagttttaaacatattgtatggctctcatggaattacattttaaaatatgtggcgtttatggctctctcagccaaaaaggttcctgacccctgcattaGATCTTTGCGCAGGTTTGAGAGTACAACCCTTGCTTTGTATATCTTGCTGCTCCAAAGAAACCACGCATTTCTTTTATTAAAACTTCTCACTGATTAGATTACTCAAGCTGGTCTCTACTAGTCTTATTTAGTCCGAGGTTTTACAGACGTCAGGGCTCAAATTCTcacctccattgtctcaggtaaaAACAGATCATAAGGCATTTGGATATAGGAAAATACCAACAGGACCTAAATGTCATGTGCTTCGAAATGCCacagaaaggtggaatataaacaaaaatgATCAGTTATTGATGCTTCCCTCCTCATTTCattgcttttctctttttttcatccATGCTTATACTTTCCATCTGCCCTAAGTTCCTCTTCGTTTCAATCTCTTCAACATgttcctctcctttctcttcttgCCTTTATCTCCACTGTCGAGCAGTGTCAGGCACAGAATGTCAGGACACAGATTGCCCACACCTGGTCCCTGTGGCAGCTCCTACGGGTGGGACTACATAAGGAGCAGGCACTGGAACATTTCTACCCCTGCTGACTGCTAAATCTTTCATTGCATGTCAGAATCTGGGTCCACGAGATCAATGctaaggagagaggggagatgagagagaactTCAAATACATCAAAGACATAAATCATGCAAAGGAAACCTTTTATAGTGGAAAGGAAATTTTAGAACAAGGCATTGCAGTATGAGGCTGAAGGGCAGAAACTCAGATTAACCacaaggaagtatttctttatggaaagacTAGTGGATACAAGGATGGgtagagatggtgaagacaaaaacagtaacagaatttaaTAAGGCCTGGGAAAGCAAAGAGAGGGATCTTAACAGAAGGGAGCAAATGATAAAGGCAgaggtttaggaggatggtgcGGTATTGTAGTATGTACTGAAAATGAGCAGGCTACATGGGCCTTGATGTCTTTgtcatcatattctctgtttccttgTTTTCAGTGTTTGCGTTCCTGAAAAATGAAACTGTTCAACTGGACGTCGGCAAGATGGAACACATTCATCCTGTTGTATGTATCATGCCAACGCTAAATCTTCAATGGATACGAGCATGAAGCAAGGCCTGGGATATCTCCTAGAGACTACTCTGGGACTTGTAGGGATTCATTGGAGAGGCCATGATGCTGACTATTGGACTCACGTGAAGCCATCCTTAGAACTGTTCTAACACAGACCTCATCCCATAGGATACACTGTGGACATCAGCATTCTGTGATAGGAAATAGACACTCTTCCTCTACCTCAGATTTCCCAGAAAGCTGGAAGTTCAACATTCCTATAGAGTTCCATGCTCTTGGTAATGTCTTAAAAATAATTTACTGTTCTTCTCAAGTCATGGTTCTCCAAGAATCGCCATTCCCAAACTGTTTTCTACATGGCCTCCATAGTTTTTGCTGGGCCCTTATCTTCCCTTGTTACTGGTTCCTGGACCGCTTCCTAGCATCTATAGTAGAGACCACAGTAGataagaagcagagagagaagcAGCGATGTTCCCTCTACCCTTTGAAGGTCTTCTGCAGTGGATTTGTCTTCTTGGTCCTCTTTGTCCTGTCCATGCCCATTGCCTTGCTTGGGTTTATCTTTTGGGTTCCTTTGCAGTTTTTCCGCAGGCCCTTTGATTATCAGCTGAACCCAACTTTTACAGCAAAGAAAGAGTGGTCAGCACAAGAGCAAAACAAGCCGTTCAGCTTCATTAGTGCAAATCTTTGTTTTCTGCCAGATGGGTTGGCGAGGTTTAGTAACCTCAGTCATACACAGAGGAGGTCTGTCATGGTAGGCAAGAATATTGTCCAGGGGGTCACCAGAACCACTAATCAGCTGTACATGGACATACCCACCACTGGCATTCTGAGTCACCAAAATCCTCACAACCCGATGTATGGTGCCACCAACCTGAACTCGCCAGAAGTGTGTCAGCTGGGGATGGATGCCAACTCGCATTATGGAGGAGCCATGCAACAAATGAAGGCCATGAACCTTCCTAGGAGGAGCAGTCAAGCTGACCCTTCATCAGTAACTATTGATATTGTAGAAATGCAACCAAAGAGTCACCACATCCAGGAGAAAGGAGTGGCATCAAGTCTGCCAGATCCCAGTAGCCCTTACAGGACAGCACAAAGTTCATATGATGTTCCTTGTCAGATCTCCTCGTCATTCCCTGCTGATGCAGATTTCATTTGCCTCCAAGAAGTCTTTGATAAGAGAGCAGCAGCCACTCTTCGCTCTATTCTCAGCCCATGCTTTGAACATATCCTGTATAATGTTGGTGTTTATGGAGTCTTAGGCTGCACCGATTTCAAGTTTTTTAACAGTGGACTTTTTCTGGCCAGTCGTTATCCGATCCTTGCAGCCCAGTATCGCTATTACCCCAATGGGTGTGGAGAAGATGCCTTGGCTGCCAAAGGAATACTCTGTGTGAAGGTAAAAGCGAGTGAatggtgcatcctcttccataGTGAATGCAGTGGGAGATGGGAGAGTGCTGAAAGCTCAGAAAGAAGGGCACTTTAGGAAGAATGAAAGCAAATGAATATTTCTAAACACTTAGGA
Protein-coding regions in this window:
- the LOC115079728 gene encoding sphingomyelin phosphodiesterase 5-like, translating into MVLQESPFPNCFLHGLHSFCWALIFPCYWFLDRFLASIVETTVDKKQREKQRCSLYPLKVFCSGFVFLVLFVLSMPIALLGFIFWVPLQFFRRPFDYQLNPTFTAKKEWSAQEQNKPFSFISANLCFLPDGLARFSNLSHTQRRSVMVGKNIVQGVTRTTNQLYMDIPTTGILSHQNPHNPMYGATNLNSPEVCQLGMDANSHYGGAMQQMKAMNLPRRSSQADPSSVTIDIVEMQPKSHHIQEKGVASSLPDPSSPYRTAQSSYDVPCQISSSFPADADFICLQEVFDKRAAATLRSILSPCFEHILYNVGVYGVLGCTDFKFFNSGLFLASRYPILAAQYRYYPNGCGEDALAAKGILCVKVQLGEIQGQQLIGYLNCTHLHAPEADGHIRCAQLDFLIQWITEFQEMNTMSSDIVAFDVLCGDLNFDNCSADDDLEQNHRIFDVYKDPCREGPRKEKDWAIGTLLRPLILYDDVMVTPESMKRILEMEAHRTQYIAPQLIVMVVLVTLKQGPRGLGGGLITFCTERRPSPGP